The following proteins come from a genomic window of Rutidosis leptorrhynchoides isolate AG116_Rl617_1_P2 chromosome 10, CSIRO_AGI_Rlap_v1, whole genome shotgun sequence:
- the LOC139873420 gene encoding uncharacterized protein, which translates to MERMEQLLYEASLEGNVTNLLNLIQEDPLILERQITLNINGDMPLHIASMLGHTDFVTEILTRNPNLSSECDSQKHLPLHIASAKGHLEIVKALVSANVETCSARDRDGRNPLHIAAIRGRCEVVKQLLRAQPHAARALVQQETVLHLCVKYNQLEVLKLLIESMGDHEFVNSKDAYGNTILHLAVADKQIQTINFLLLDTPIEVNATNTKGETARDILSQVSRDLTYHQIMQSLERAGATESKPHGSFGHNSRKKLHFNRLDYQQNQPTSSHAQKFDDWLDKKRSSLMVVASLIATMAFQAGTNPPSGVWQDNSPDATDELHKAGYAIMVSNQPTLYPIFLICNTVGFISSLSIIVLLISGLPFSKNRFFMWILMVIMWIATSSISLTYMVSIWVLTPASVSESIFYITRAILVVWIVLMTLVLVGHTINLILISLRGLRRLLFPKKRQVFVPIVMNHAEM; encoded by the exons ATGGAGAGAATGGAGCAACTTCTATATGAAGCATCACTAGAAGGAAATGTAACAAATTTGCTAAATTTGATTCAAGAAGATCCATTAATTCTTGAAAGACAAATAACTCTAAACATCAATGGTGACATGCCTTTACACATTGCATCGATGCTCGGCCACACTGATTTTGTGACCGAGATCTTAACACGAAATCCAAATCTTTCTTCCGAGTGCGATTCACAAAAACACTTGCCACTTCATATAGCATCAGCAAAAGGCCATTTGGAAATAGTTAAAGCTCTGGTATCGGCTAACGTTGAGACATGTAGTGCGCGTGATCGTGATGGGAGAAACCCTCTTCATATTGCAGCGATCAGAGGACGATGTGAAGTTGTGAAGCAGTTGTTGCGAGCTCAACCTCATGCAGCTAGAGCGTTAGTGCAGCAAGAAACTGTGTTACACTTGTGTGTGAAGTATAATCAACTTGAGGTTTTGAAGTTGTTAATTGAGAGTATGGGCGATCATGAGTTTGTTAACAGTAAGGATGCTTATGGTAATACTATACTGCATCTAGCTGTTGCAGACAAACAAATTCAG ACCATAAACTTTTTGCTACTTGATACACCGATAGAAGTAAATGCAACAAACACGAAAGGGGAAACGGCAAGGGATATACTGTCTCAAGTTTCAAGAGATTTGACATATCACCAAATCATGCAATCCTTAGAGCGAGCAGGAGCGACTGAGTCAAAACCACATGGTTCATTTGGTCACAATTCAAGAAAAAAATTGCATTTTAACAGATTAGACTATCAACAGAACCAGCCAACTTCGTCTCACGCACAAAAGTTTGACGACTGGCTAGATAAAAAACGAAGTTCTTTAATGGTTGTTGCATCTTTAATAGCAACAATGGCGTTTCAAGCAGGAACTAATCCTCCAAGTGGCGTATGGCAAGATAACTCACCTGACGCCACTGATGAACTTCATAAGGCCGGATACGCTATCATGGTATCAAATCAACCAACTTTATACCCCATCTTTCTAATTTGCAACACGGTCGGGTTTATATCATCTCTTAGTATAATCGTGTTGCTTATTAGTGGATTACCCTTTTCAAAAAATCGTTTCTTTATGTGGATTTTAATGGTTATTATGTGGATCGCTACTTCTTCTATTTCTCTGACTTATATGGTGTCCATATGGGTTTTGACACCAGCATCAGTATCCGAGTCAATTTTCTATATCACAAGGGCTATCCTAGTTGTATGGATAGTGTTGATGACTCTTGTACTTGTTGGACATACCATCAACTTAATCCTAATATCGTTGAGAGGACTAAGAAGACTATTATTTCCTAAAAAAAGACAGGTCTTTGTTCCAATCGTCATGAACCATGCTGAAATGTAA
- the LOC139873211 gene encoding PHD finger protein ALFIN-LIKE 4-like — translation MDGSQPYNPRTVEEVFRDFKSRRAGILKALTTDVEEFYQQCDPEKENLCLYGFPNEQWEVNLPAEEVPPELPEPALGINFARDGMPEKDWLALVAVHGDSWLLAVAFYFGARFGFDKADRKRLFNMINDLPTVFEVVSGVAKKKVKDKSTVSNHSSSKPKSSSKAKGPEPQPKFPKASTPNDEDEEGLDEEDEEEHGDTLCGSCGENYASDEFWICCDVCEKWFHGQCVKITPARAEHIKQYKCPACTTNKRSRP, via the exons ATGGATGGAAGTCAACCCTACAATCCACGAACTGTTGAAGAAGTTTTTAGAGATTTTAAGTCTCGAAGAGCTGGCATCCTTAAAGCCCTTACTACTG ATGTTGAAGAGTTTTATCAGCAGTGTGACCCTG AAAAGGAAAACCTATGTCTCTACGGGTTCCCAAATGAGCAATGGGAAGTAAATTTGCCTGCTGAAGAGGTACCACCCGAGCTTCCCGAACCCGCATTGGGTATCAACTTTGCTAGAGACGGGATGCCAGAAAAGGACTGGCTAGCTTTAGTTGCGGTTCATGGTGATTCGTGGCTTCTAGCCGTGGCCTTCTATTTTGGAGCCAGATTTGGATTTGACAAAGCTGATAG GAAACGTCTGTTTAACATGATAAACGACCTGCCAACAGTTTTCGAAGTTGTTTCTGGGGTGGCTAAGAAGAAAGTGAAGGATAAGTCAACCGTTTCAAATCATAGCAGCAGTAAACCAAAGTCGAGCTCGAAG GCAAAAGGTCCCGAACCACAACCTAAATTTCCAAAAGCCTCAACACCAAATGATGAAGACGAAGAGGGTttggatgaagaagatgaggaGGAGCATGGGGACACGTTATGTGGTTCGTGTGGTGAGAATTATGCATCTGATGAATTCTGGATATGTTGTGATGTTTGCGAGAAATGGTTCCATGGTCAATGCGTCAAGATAACTCCAGCTAGAGCCGAGCATATTAAACAGTACAAATGCCCTGCTTGCACCACAAACAAGAGATCCCGCCCTTGA